A DNA window from Castanea sativa cultivar Marrone di Chiusa Pesio chromosome 7, ASM4071231v1 contains the following coding sequences:
- the LOC142643342 gene encoding signal recognition particle 43 kDa protein, chloroplastic — MDSLPLNQSLSHLKLSPKLFTFPSSFPSQQSLTLKPNHTNPTSFSFTLFATQNQEETQKTLPKNINNFDNFNEDESYGEVSKIIGSRAVSQGGSYGMEYLIEWKDGHAPSWVPSDYVAKDVIAEYETPWWNAAKKADDSALARLLAAEEDFRDVDAVDSEGRTGLLFVSGLGSEPCVKLLAESGSNLDHKDSSGGLTALHLAAGYVKPSVVKLLLELGADPETVDEKNRTPLDLAREILRVTPRGNPMQFARRLGLETVIKALEEAIFEYAQVQEILERRGKGDDHVEYLVKWKDGCDNEWVKAGFIGEDLVRDYEAGLEYGVAEGVVGKRVGDDGGKIEYLVKWTDLDEDTWEPEENVDPDLIKEFEESQIGMVGNVEAQLSLDGS, encoded by the coding sequence ATGGATTCTCTACCGTTGaaccaatctctctctcacctcAAACTCTCTCCCAAACTCTTTactttcccttcttcttttccttcccaaCAATCTCTCACCCTCAAACCAAACCACACTAACCCCACTAGTTTCAGTTTCACTCTCTTTGCTACCCAAAACCaagaagaaacacaaaaaacactTCCAAAAAACATCAACAATTTCGACAATTTTAATGAAGATGAGTCCTATGGCGAAGTGAGCAAAATCATAGGAAGCAGAGCGGTTTCACAAGGTGGGTCCTACGGGATGGAGTACTTAATAGAGTGGAAAGACGGTCATGCCCCTTCGTGGGTCCCATCTGATTACGTGGCAAAAGATGTAATAGCCGAGTACGAAACGCCATGGTGGAACGCAGCCAAGAAAGCCGACGACTCGGCTCTGGCTCGGCTCTTAGCCGCCGAAGAAGATTTTCGCGACGTGGACGCTGTGGACTCGGAGGGACGCACGGGTCTTCTCTTCGTGTCTGGGCTCGGCTCCGAGCCGTGTGTGAAGCTCTTAGCCGAATCCGGCTCGAACCTCGACCACAAAGACAGCAGCGGTGGCTTGACGGCTCTTCACTTAGCGGCTGGCTACGTTAAGCCGAGCGTGGTTAAGCTGTTGTTGGAGCTCGGCGCCGATCCTGAGACCGTTGATGAGAAGAATCGTACGCCGTTGGATTTGGCGAGAGAGATATTGAGAGTGACACCGAGAGGGAATCCAATGCAATTCGCTAGGAGATTGGGGCTTGAGACTGTGATAAAGGCTTTGGAGGAGGCAATATTCGAGTACGCTCAGGTGCAGGAGATTTTGGAGAGGAGAGGGAAAGGTGATGATCATGTTGAGTATTTGGTCAAATGGAAGGACGGCTGTGATAACGAGTGGGTCAAAGCTGGTTTCATTGGAGAGGATTTGGTGAGAGACTATGAGGCTGGGCTTGAATATGGTGTGGCTGAAGGGGTTGTGGGGAAGAGAGTTGGTGATGATGGTGGTAAGATTGAGTACTTGGTGAAATGGACGGATTTGGATGAGGACACGTGGGAGCCTGAGGAGAATGTTGATCCTGATTTGATCAAAGAGTTTGAGGAGAGTCAAATAGGTATGGTTGGAAATGTTGAGGCCCAATTGAGCTTGGATGGGTCATGA
- the LOC142642822 gene encoding uncharacterized protein LOC142642822: MAVTMHTKSDSEVTVSMDQGFSPPRSPRRPVLYYVQSPSNHDVEKMSYGSSPMGSPQHHYYHCSPIHHSRESSTSRFSASLKNPRSLYSWKKLQKEATDGEDDEDDEESGGYFGGSWRSVRLYFCFVLLFVLLFTVFSLILWGASKSYKPKVFVKNIVFENFYIQAGSDHSGVPTDMLSLNSTVKILYRNPATFFGVHVTATPLQLQYYQLQLASGQMKKFYQSRKSQRTVVTMVLGHQVPLYGGISAIADAREHNERVVIPMNLTFVMRSRAYILGRLVKSKFYTRVRCSVTLRGNRLGKPHNLTNSCVHQ; this comes from the exons ATGGCAGTGACAATGCACACAAAGTCGGACTCAGAGGTGACGGTGAGCATGGACCAAGGCTTCTCACCACCACGTTCACCACGCAGGCCAGTGTTGTACTACGTGCAAAGCCCATCGAACCACGACGTGGAGAAAATGTCATACGGGTCAAGCCCTATGGGCTCGCCCCAACACCACTACTATCACTGCTCACCGATTCACCACTCGCGGGAGTCATCCACTTCGCGATTCTCTGCTTCTCTCAAGAACCCCAGAAGCCTATACAGTTGGAAGAAGCTCCAGAAAGAGGCTACAGATGGAGAAGACGATGAAGATGATGAGGAAAGTGGAGGTTATTTTGGAGGGTCTTGGCGCTCTGTGAGGTTGtacttttgctttgttttgctGTTCGTTTTGCTGTTCACTGTGTTCTCTTTGATCTTGTGGGGTGCTAGCAAGAGTTACAAGCCTAAAGTCTTCGTTAAG AACATAGTATTCGAGAACTTTTATATACAAGCAGGGAGTGATCACTCAGGTGTACCAACAGATATGCTGTCATTGAATTCAACGGTGAAGATCTTGTACAGAAATCCTGCCACCTTCTTCGGTGTCCATGTCACAGCTACTCCTCTACAACTTCAATATTATCAGCTCCAGCTTGCCTCTGGTCAG ATGAAAAAGTTTTATCAGTCAAGGAAGAGCCAGAGAACGGTTGTGACAATGGTGTTAGGCCATCAAGTGCCACTCTATGGTGGGATTTCGGCAATTGCAGATGCAAGAGAGCACAATGAGAGAGTAGTAATTCCAATGAACCTAACATTTGTGATGAGGTCAAGGGCCTACATTTTGGGAAGACTGGTGAAGTCCAAGTTTTATACAAGAGTCCGGTGCTCTGTAACTCTTAGAGGCAATAGACTAGGAAAACCCCATAATTTGACAAATTCATGTGTCCACCAGTGA